A region of Nitrospinota bacterium DNA encodes the following proteins:
- a CDS encoding GNAT family N-acetyltransferase, with translation MEIRKLEPSDDRSGFSCGDGDLDRFFRKYAGQNQWRHYLGSTYIATRDGVILGFVTVSVGELTTDKIAIAIRKKLPSYPIPVFRIARLGVALRYQRQGVGSALLRAMLLAAVDLHEKIACAGVVVDAKPEAAAFYEKLGFAPLNLQSGWLGDRPQPASLFLPIGTIIQAIKG, from the coding sequence ATGGAGATTCGAAAGCTCGAACCTTCCGACGACCGTTCAGGCTTTTCCTGTGGTGATGGAGACCTTGACCGGTTTTTCAGGAAATACGCCGGGCAGAACCAGTGGCGGCACTACCTGGGTTCAACCTATATAGCCACCCGCGATGGTGTGATTCTCGGTTTCGTTACCGTTTCGGTGGGTGAGCTGACCACCGATAAGATTGCCATCGCAATCCGCAAAAAACTTCCATCCTATCCAATTCCTGTCTTCAGGATAGCCAGGCTTGGGGTGGCTCTCCGGTATCAAAGACAAGGGGTGGGTAGCGCGTTGTTGCGGGCAATGCTTTTGGCCGCCGTGGATCTCCATGAAAAAATAGCCTGCGCCGGGGTGGTGGTGGACGCGAAACCGGAAGCCGCGGCTTTTTATGAAAAACTCGGTTTTGCGCCGCTCAACCTGCAAAGTGGATGGTTGGGCGACCGCCCGCAACCTGCATCCCTTTTTCTTCCGATCGGAACGATTATTCAGGCAATTAAGGGGTGA
- the glgP gene encoding alpha-glucan family phosphorylase has protein sequence MRKIQEYMIHPSLPERLRPLEGLAKNLWWAWHPDAVNLWSRLDPNLWVETNHNPVKLLGLISQSRLDQLAEDDGFTTHMDRVIYSLTDYMESSFWFQKTHAPRVGDIKIAYFSAEFGVSESLPIYSGGLGILAGDHLKSASDLGLPLVGVGLLYQQGYFQQYLNIDGWQQELYPENDFYNMSVFPERDAEGKEVKVRIPYPGRTVTARVWRAQVGRTPLFLLDSNIPDNRDADRAITHQLYGGDIRVRIEQEIMLGMGGVMALKALGINPAVYHMNEGHSAFLALERIRLLMAEEKMTFDEAREEVITSSVFTTHTPVPAGNDMFPAPLMQEYFGEYERSVGIDHKTFLGLGRQDQANDQEPFCMTVLAIRLSTFTNGVSELHSETSRQMWHGIYKGLDGHDVPIKSITNGVHIRSWLSDDMWGLFDRYLGHHWVHEPSNDTVWKRLNDIPDAELWRTHERRRERLVGFARERLKEQLVKRGAPVGEIRMADEALRPDAITIGFARRFATYKRAQLLFKDLNRLKAILCAKDKPVQFVIAGKAHPRDNEGKTLIKDIIHLIRDEELRNRIVFLENYDINVARYMVQGVDVWLNNPRRPLEASGTSGMKASANGALNLSVLDGWWCEGYGTDTGWAIGGGKEARDYPNEAEWDLIESKEIYDLLEKEVVPLFYDRGRDDMPRGWIKLMKSSMSKLNMFFNTNRMVRNYTTNFYLPCAMRAQALSQDTRKRLKDLAAWKKKVAEKWSGVAVEDVKQMHSEDLRVGQMLEVIVTVRLGGLTPDSLKVEIYFGSLDSRDHLSHGKPAPMTFATQEGDKGVFKGSIPLTESGRHGFSIRVMPNHPDLFDRIEPGYAIWS, from the coding sequence ATGCGGAAAATTCAGGAGTACATGATCCATCCCTCCCTCCCGGAGCGCCTGCGCCCGCTGGAGGGGTTGGCCAAAAACCTTTGGTGGGCGTGGCATCCGGACGCGGTGAACCTGTGGAGCAGGCTGGACCCGAACCTGTGGGTGGAGACGAACCACAATCCGGTGAAGCTTTTGGGGCTAATCAGCCAGTCGCGGCTGGACCAGCTGGCCGAGGATGACGGGTTCACCACCCACATGGACCGGGTGATCTACTCCCTCACCGATTATATGGAGTCCTCCTTCTGGTTCCAGAAGACCCACGCGCCCCGGGTGGGAGACATAAAGATAGCCTACTTTTCCGCCGAATTCGGCGTCAGCGAGTCTCTGCCAATATATTCGGGCGGCCTGGGCATCCTGGCGGGCGACCATTTAAAATCCGCCTCAGACCTGGGCCTGCCGCTGGTGGGGGTGGGGCTGTTGTACCAGCAGGGGTATTTCCAGCAGTATCTGAACATAGACGGCTGGCAACAGGAGCTATACCCGGAGAACGATTTTTATAACATGTCGGTGTTCCCGGAGCGGGACGCCGAGGGAAAAGAAGTGAAGGTGCGCATCCCCTACCCGGGCCGGACCGTTACCGCCCGCGTGTGGCGCGCCCAGGTGGGCAGGACGCCGCTTTTCCTGCTGGACTCCAACATACCCGATAACCGCGACGCGGACAGGGCCATAACCCACCAGCTTTACGGCGGCGACATAAGGGTGCGCATAGAGCAGGAGATAATGCTGGGCATGGGCGGTGTGATGGCCCTCAAGGCCCTCGGGATCAACCCCGCCGTGTACCACATGAACGAGGGGCACTCGGCCTTTCTGGCTTTGGAGCGCATCCGCCTGCTGATGGCGGAGGAGAAAATGACCTTCGACGAGGCGCGGGAAGAGGTGATAACCTCATCGGTGTTCACCACCCACACGCCGGTGCCCGCCGGGAACGACATGTTCCCCGCGCCGCTGATGCAGGAGTATTTCGGCGAGTACGAGCGATCCGTGGGGATAGACCATAAAACCTTCCTGGGCCTGGGCCGGCAAGACCAGGCCAACGATCAGGAGCCTTTCTGCATGACGGTGCTGGCCATCAGGCTTTCCACCTTCACCAACGGCGTTTCGGAGCTTCACAGCGAAACGTCGCGGCAGATGTGGCACGGCATATACAAAGGGCTGGACGGGCACGATGTGCCCATAAAATCCATAACCAACGGCGTGCACATCCGCTCGTGGCTGTCCGACGACATGTGGGGGCTGTTCGACCGCTACCTGGGGCATCACTGGGTGCACGAGCCATCCAACGACACTGTGTGGAAACGGCTCAACGACATACCCGACGCCGAGCTTTGGCGCACCCATGAGCGGCGGCGCGAGCGGCTGGTGGGGTTCGCCCGGGAGCGGCTGAAGGAGCAGTTGGTGAAACGGGGCGCCCCCGTGGGGGAAATCCGCATGGCCGACGAGGCCCTGCGCCCCGACGCCATCACCATAGGGTTCGCCCGCCGGTTCGCCACTTACAAACGCGCCCAGCTGTTGTTTAAGGACTTGAACCGGCTCAAGGCCATCCTGTGCGCCAAAGACAAGCCCGTGCAGTTTGTCATCGCCGGAAAGGCCCACCCCAGGGACAACGAGGGTAAAACCCTGATCAAGGACATTATCCATCTCATCCGCGACGAGGAGCTGAGGAACAGGATAGTTTTCCTGGAGAATTACGACATCAACGTGGCCCGTTACATGGTGCAGGGGGTGGACGTGTGGCTGAACAACCCCAGGAGGCCGCTGGAGGCTTCCGGCACGTCGGGCATGAAAGCCTCGGCCAACGGCGCGCTGAACCTTTCGGTGCTGGACGGCTGGTGGTGCGAGGGTTACGGCACGGACACCGGCTGGGCCATAGGCGGCGGGAAAGAGGCGCGGGACTATCCCAACGAGGCCGAGTGGGACCTTATAGAGTCCAAGGAAATTTACGACCTGCTGGAGAAGGAAGTGGTTCCCCTGTTTTACGACCGGGGCCGGGACGACATGCCCCGGGGCTGGATAAAACTCATGAAATCATCCATGTCCAAGCTGAACATGTTCTTCAACACCAACCGCATGGTGAGGAACTACACCACCAACTTCTACCTGCCATGCGCCATGCGGGCGCAGGCGCTGTCGCAGGATACCAGGAAGCGGTTGAAGGACCTGGCGGCATGGAAGAAGAAGGTGGCCGAAAAATGGTCCGGCGTGGCGGTGGAAGATGTCAAGCAAATGCACTCCGAGGACCTGCGGGTGGGCCAGATGCTGGAGGTTATCGTAACAGTAAGGCTCGGCGGGCTTACCCCGGACAGCCTGAAGGTGGAGATATACTTCGGCTCGCTGGACTCGCGCGACCATTTAAGCCATGGCAAGCCCGCGCCCATGACCTTCGCCACCCAGGAGGGGGACAAGGGGGTGTTCAAAGGCTCCATACCCCTTACGGAAAGCGGCCGTCACGGGTTCTCCATCCGGGTCATGCCCAACCACCCGGACCTGTTCGACAGGATAGAGCCCGGTTACGCCATCTGGAGCTAA
- a CDS encoding PilZ domain-containing protein — protein sequence MTTAGHVDKRRHRRSDEFAGTVVDVMVEDRSNYSIIHGAVIQNHSEGGLQMSFPDSHALCVGDTVVVFAYVGSPPRKERLDAHVVWMKENAGKTQAGLELVNPLMGVPYYF from the coding sequence ATGACTACAGCAGGGCATGTGGACAAACGCCGTCACAGAAGAAGCGACGAGTTCGCCGGAACGGTAGTAGATGTTATGGTGGAGGACAGGAGCAATTACTCCATAATCCACGGGGCGGTCATCCAGAACCATTCCGAAGGCGGCCTGCAAATGAGCTTTCCGGACAGCCATGCCCTTTGCGTGGGGGATACTGTGGTAGTCTTCGCCTACGTGGGCTCACCGCCGCGAAAAGAGAGGCTGGACGCCCACGTGGTGTGGATGAAAGAGAACGCCGGCAAAACCCAGGCCGGCCTGGAATTGGTAAATCCCCTCATGGGCGTACCCTATTATTTCTAG
- the dinB gene encoding DNA polymerase IV, which yields MMELLSETGPDGELGEKIILHVDMDAFFVSVEEVLNPKLKGKQVIVGGDPNGRGVVSSASYEARKMGVTSAMPMKTAKRLCPRGIFLKGSHYVYGDFSRRIMEILRRFTPALEQVSVDEAYLDLTGCQRVHKAGPVAIAQRIHDAVRDEVGVPCSIGIASNKVTAKIASTLSKPHGLIYIKPGYEGAFLAPLPIGKMPGVGPATETGFVKMGIRTIGDLARFPQEALSKVFGVRATELSDRAGGKGGSEVDPEGDDAKSIGRELTYSTDTDDPELLLATLSYLSESVGTRLRRAGCVFRRVTVKLRYADFNTYTRSRTLEEPSGDTRAIYKSASDLLSLLHHRGRGGVRLVGVSVSMLAEPPRQAGLFENRSAKKVERLNFSVDRAREMFGFESAMTARSYIHASLRASSKDGVAAVAVNRGARAA from the coding sequence ATGATGGAACTTTTAAGCGAAACGGGCCCGGATGGGGAGTTGGGGGAAAAAATCATCCTGCATGTGGACATGGACGCGTTCTTTGTGTCCGTGGAAGAAGTTTTGAACCCCAAACTAAAGGGAAAACAGGTAATTGTGGGGGGCGACCCGAACGGGCGCGGGGTGGTTTCCTCCGCCTCTTACGAGGCCAGAAAAATGGGCGTAACCTCCGCCATGCCCATGAAAACCGCCAAGCGCCTGTGCCCCCGGGGAATATTTTTGAAAGGCTCCCACTATGTTTATGGGGATTTTTCCCGCAGGATAATGGAAATTCTCCGGCGGTTCACCCCGGCGCTGGAACAAGTGAGTGTGGACGAGGCTTACTTGGACCTTACCGGGTGCCAACGGGTACACAAGGCCGGGCCGGTGGCCATAGCCCAGAGGATCCACGACGCCGTGCGCGATGAGGTGGGTGTGCCCTGCTCCATCGGCATAGCTTCTAACAAGGTTACCGCCAAAATCGCCTCCACCCTGTCCAAACCCCATGGGTTGATCTATATAAAACCGGGCTACGAGGGGGCTTTCCTGGCGCCGTTGCCCATAGGCAAAATGCCCGGGGTGGGGCCCGCCACGGAAACCGGATTCGTGAAAATGGGCATCCGCACCATTGGCGACCTGGCCCGGTTCCCCCAGGAGGCGCTTTCTAAAGTTTTCGGCGTCCGCGCCACGGAGCTTTCGGACCGGGCCGGTGGAAAGGGGGGAAGCGAAGTGGATCCGGAAGGTGACGACGCCAAATCCATCGGGCGGGAGCTTACATATTCCACCGACACTGACGACCCGGAGCTTTTGCTGGCCACCCTCTCCTATCTTTCCGAAAGCGTGGGCACGCGCCTGCGGCGGGCCGGGTGTGTGTTCCGCCGGGTGACAGTGAAACTGCGGTACGCCGATTTCAACACATACACCCGTTCCAGGACGCTGGAAGAGCCTTCCGGCGACACCCGGGCCATATACAAATCCGCCTCGGACCTTTTAAGCCTCCTGCATCATCGGGGCAGGGGCGGCGTGCGGCTGGTGGGTGTATCCGTTTCCATGCTGGCCGAACCGCCGCGCCAGGCCGGGCTGTTCGAAAACAGGAGCGCCAAAAAGGTGGAACGGCTGAATTTCTCCGTGGACAGGGCGCGGGAGATGTTCGGATTCGAGTCGGCCATGACGGCCCGTTCATACATCCACGCGTCCCTGCGCGCGTCATCTAAAGACGGGGTAGCGGCAGTAGCTGTGAACCGCGGTGCGCGGGCGGCGTAA
- a CDS encoding bacteriohemerythrin, producing the protein MKSLQAKLLGIVSLMLLVSLILASFLIKGSLETRTSSSRYNILNKIAGHLNVAAGWQAIERGTGNTIIGSESPSPELLSRFDEVGAKGDEEAQKAHALINQLLDMGENSDFKTQATAWKSSYEGMKSLRSQVKGKSIASKDWVAKSTENIDAEFLLRNVSFAPDDPQGKVLYYNSVLRADVATLAEYAGRERAQIGGAVATGAPIAPETLEKLKAFRAIVDNSAGKIVALKSLKSTPPALSSAISGFETEFLKTYQELRLSVYKASEEAQPYPVDGPTWIAKSTQAINSALNISNVVGDLSDESAQGLQAAARNEIILNTTLFGLAVLVFVFVAIFIRRAVVNPVNRIIDVLNEGTSQIVAASGEVSSASQTLAEGATEQASSIEETSAALEQITGRTRQNADQASNASRLATDTREEAEKGAHAMGEMIAAMKAINTSSHEINKIIKVIEEIAFQTNLLALNAAVEAARAGEHGKGFAVVAEEVRNLAQRSASAAKDTASLIADAVKKAEAGGDMANRAEKVLQGIVGSVNNVTDIVGGIAGASNEQAQGVGQVNIAVAEMDKVTQRNAAAAEEIAAAAEEMNAQAESMTEVVKDLLHLVHGSDVEAASAMLLGGGKLLLEWDPVELGISVPEMDRQHKKLVDIINNLNREVQSGSHGNGAAKALDALMEYAATHLREEEAFQRKIKYPDYETHKKLHDSLRSKLTGLKERYERGDKDVVVELMMFLKDWLVNHIKKVDRKYGEHFTHTRGLR; encoded by the coding sequence ATGAAAAGCCTGCAGGCTAAGCTATTGGGGATTGTTTCCCTGATGTTGCTCGTCTCTCTCATTCTTGCGTCGTTTCTCATTAAAGGATCCCTGGAAACCCGGACAAGTTCCAGCCGCTATAACATACTCAACAAGATCGCCGGGCATTTGAACGTGGCGGCGGGCTGGCAGGCCATTGAACGGGGCACGGGCAACACCATCATAGGCAGTGAAAGCCCTTCACCGGAGCTTTTGTCGCGGTTCGACGAGGTTGGCGCCAAAGGGGATGAGGAGGCTCAAAAGGCCCACGCTTTGATAAACCAACTGCTGGACATGGGGGAAAACTCGGATTTTAAAACCCAGGCCACAGCTTGGAAATCCAGCTATGAGGGGATGAAATCCCTCCGGTCGCAGGTTAAGGGCAAAAGCATCGCCAGCAAAGACTGGGTGGCCAAAAGCACCGAGAACATAGACGCCGAGTTCCTGCTGAGAAACGTGAGTTTCGCTCCCGATGATCCCCAGGGGAAAGTGCTTTATTACAACAGCGTCCTCCGGGCGGACGTGGCCACGCTGGCCGAGTACGCCGGGCGCGAACGGGCGCAGATCGGCGGAGCCGTGGCCACTGGCGCCCCTATCGCGCCGGAAACGCTGGAGAAGCTTAAAGCTTTCCGCGCCATTGTGGACAACTCCGCTGGAAAGATAGTCGCGCTCAAATCGCTAAAGTCCACGCCCCCCGCCCTGTCGTCGGCCATCTCCGGCTTCGAGACCGAATTTTTAAAGACATACCAGGAATTGAGGCTTTCGGTATATAAGGCCAGCGAGGAGGCCCAGCCATACCCGGTGGACGGGCCCACATGGATAGCCAAATCCACCCAGGCAATAAACTCCGCGCTCAACATCTCCAACGTGGTGGGGGATTTGTCGGACGAATCTGCCCAGGGTCTCCAGGCCGCGGCGCGCAACGAGATAATACTCAACACCACCCTTTTCGGCCTGGCGGTGCTGGTGTTCGTGTTTGTGGCCATTTTCATCCGCCGGGCAGTAGTGAATCCGGTGAACAGGATTATTGATGTCCTCAACGAAGGCACAAGCCAGATAGTGGCGGCTTCCGGCGAGGTGTCGTCCGCCAGCCAAACCCTGGCCGAAGGCGCCACCGAACAGGCCTCTTCCATAGAAGAGACATCCGCGGCGCTGGAGCAGATAACCGGCAGGACACGGCAGAACGCCGACCAGGCATCCAACGCTAGCCGCCTGGCCACGGATACCCGGGAGGAAGCCGAGAAGGGCGCCCATGCCATGGGCGAGATGATAGCCGCCATGAAGGCCATCAACACCTCGTCCCACGAGATAAACAAGATAATAAAGGTGATCGAGGAAATAGCTTTCCAGACGAACCTTCTGGCGCTAAACGCCGCCGTGGAGGCGGCCCGGGCCGGTGAACACGGCAAGGGTTTCGCCGTTGTGGCCGAGGAAGTAAGGAACCTGGCCCAAAGGTCCGCCTCCGCCGCAAAGGACACGGCTTCGCTTATAGCCGACGCGGTGAAAAAGGCCGAGGCTGGCGGCGATATGGCCAACAGGGCTGAGAAGGTTTTGCAGGGCATCGTGGGAAGCGTGAACAACGTGACCGACATCGTGGGGGGTATCGCCGGAGCCTCCAACGAGCAGGCGCAGGGGGTTGGCCAGGTGAACATAGCCGTGGCGGAGATGGATAAAGTCACCCAGCGCAACGCCGCGGCCGCCGAGGAAATAGCCGCCGCCGCCGAGGAGATGAACGCCCAGGCCGAAAGCATGACCGAAGTGGTTAAAGACCTTCTCCACCTGGTTCACGGCTCCGATGTGGAGGCCGCCAGCGCAATGTTGCTGGGAGGCGGGAAATTGTTGCTGGAATGGGATCCGGTGGAGCTTGGCATCAGCGTGCCGGAGATGGACCGCCAACACAAAAAACTGGTGGACATAATAAACAACCTCAACCGCGAGGTGCAATCCGGCTCCCATGGCAACGGGGCCGCCAAGGCGCTGGACGCGCTGATGGAATACGCCGCCACCCACCTTAGGGAAGAGGAAGCGTTCCAGAGGAAGATAAAATATCCAGATTACGAGACCCACAAGAAACTTCACGACAGCCTGCGCTCCAAACTTACCGGCCTGAAGGAACGGTACGAACGGGGCGACAAGGACGTTGTCGTGGAGCTAATGATGTTCCTGAAAGACTGGCTGGTAAACCACATCAAGAAGGTGGACAGGAAATACGGGGAGCACTTCACCCACACGAGAGGGTTGAGATAA
- the tatC gene encoding twin-arginine translocase subunit TatC, which translates to MTEEKSKEAEGGQTGAPDGRKKVVRRVNPDEKLPFTSHLEEFRWRLIYCLVTVGVAFALLYGVSDQIFLFIKKPIGVDLVFLAPAEAFFVYLKLALYMAVIVSMPVILYHTWEFVAPGLLDTERRFTGLFVVFGVLFFAAGAAFCYFVVLPYGLKFLIAYGGEGLKPMISVGNYISFVFMFLLAFGLIFEMPLVIVFVTRLGITTPEWFAKQRSYFVVGNFVVAAILTPTPDVVSQLMMAVPMMFLFELGIIAAKILRPRKNREAVGNE; encoded by the coding sequence ATGACGGAAGAAAAATCTAAAGAAGCGGAAGGCGGGCAAACCGGCGCGCCGGATGGGCGCAAGAAGGTGGTGCGGCGGGTCAATCCCGATGAAAAACTCCCTTTCACCTCGCATTTGGAAGAGTTCCGCTGGCGGCTGATTTACTGCCTTGTCACCGTGGGGGTGGCGTTTGCCCTGCTTTATGGCGTGTCCGACCAGATATTCCTCTTCATAAAAAAACCCATCGGTGTTGATCTGGTTTTCCTGGCCCCCGCCGAGGCCTTCTTCGTTTATTTAAAACTGGCCTTGTACATGGCGGTCATCGTTTCCATGCCGGTCATCCTCTATCACACGTGGGAGTTTGTGGCCCCGGGCCTTCTGGATACGGAGCGGAGGTTCACGGGGCTTTTCGTGGTGTTCGGCGTGCTGTTCTTCGCGGCCGGGGCGGCGTTCTGCTATTTCGTGGTACTGCCTTACGGCCTGAAGTTCCTCATAGCCTACGGCGGCGAAGGCTTAAAACCCATGATCTCCGTGGGGAACTACATATCCTTCGTTTTCATGTTCCTGCTGGCGTTCGGCCTGATTTTCGAGATGCCGCTGGTAATCGTATTCGTGACAAGGCTTGGCATCACCACCCCGGAATGGTTCGCAAAACAACGGTCTTACTTCGTGGTGGGCAACTTCGTGGTGGCCGCCATCCTCACCCCCACGCCGGACGTGGTGTCGCAACTTATGATGGCGGTGCCGATGATGTTCCTTTTCGAGCTGGGGATAATAGCCGCCAAAATCCTGCGCCCGCGAAAAAACAGGGAAGCCGTGGGAAATGAGTGA
- a CDS encoding DUF4339 domain-containing protein, whose protein sequence is MAQWHYVNEKGEKAGPVTEEELNALKVSGAVTPVTMVWAEGMAEWKRLGELGHIPPTPPAPNPPAMNPRHDDRPVKVYVADINMSFGSMVVFMIKWALASIPALIILFMIGGFLMAIFGGMSMALMGMGG, encoded by the coding sequence ATGGCGCAGTGGCATTACGTAAATGAAAAGGGCGAAAAGGCCGGCCCGGTAACCGAAGAGGAATTAAACGCCCTCAAGGTTTCGGGCGCGGTAACGCCTGTCACCATGGTTTGGGCCGAGGGGATGGCCGAGTGGAAAAGGCTGGGGGAACTCGGCCACATTCCACCCACGCCGCCAGCCCCGAACCCGCCCGCGATGAATCCCCGGCACGATGACCGGCCCGTGAAAGTTTACGTGGCCGACATCAACATGAGCTTCGGCTCCATGGTGGTGTTCATGATCAAATGGGCCTTGGCCTCCATCCCCGCGCTGATAATCCTTTTCATGATAGGGGGGTTCCTGATGGCCATTTTCGGCGGCATGTCCATGGCCCTGATGGGAATGGGGGGATGA
- a CDS encoding Rne/Rng family ribonuclease → MSRIICNVTSRETRAALLENRALSELFIERASDQGIVGNIYKGKVMKVLPGMQVAFVDIGMPKAGFLYISDVDRSASPMTGYLAGGAGDPAHDEDVEMDPYQANGDQLKIDDLLYEGQDIMVQISKDPMGTKGARITSYIAMPGRYLVYMPGAGQIGVSRRIEGEGEKKRLRDILRRLKKDGAGYIIRTAAEGKDEIDLLRDTEFLDKLWADVAIKYETAQAPSLIYQDLNIIQRSIRDLFNRDVSRMIIDDPEEFDRAVSFCSSYVPDIVEKIELYQGAEPIFDAYGLEIEIERALGRRVWLKSGGYIVIDQTEALTAIDVNTGKYVGKSDQEETILKTNLEAVKEIVYQLRLRNIGGLIIIDFIDMEKEESKEKVFGALAQALKTDRSRTNILKISDMGLVEMTRKRVRDSLTRALTTTCPYCEGRGVVKSNLTVLYEVYREIRRVAARDGGAKRGIICSVNPGVADIMFEEESAYLDHLEEALNVEVIITPDEKLHQEKFEVRPA, encoded by the coding sequence GTGTCCAGGATAATTTGCAATGTCACCTCCAGGGAAACCCGCGCGGCCCTTCTGGAGAACCGGGCCCTCTCCGAGCTTTTCATCGAACGCGCCTCGGACCAGGGCATCGTGGGCAACATCTACAAAGGGAAGGTGATGAAAGTCCTGCCGGGGATGCAGGTGGCCTTTGTGGACATAGGCATGCCGAAAGCCGGTTTCCTGTACATATCCGACGTGGACCGTTCCGCCAGCCCCATGACCGGCTATCTGGCCGGCGGCGCGGGAGACCCCGCCCACGATGAAGACGTGGAGATGGACCCGTACCAGGCCAATGGCGACCAGTTGAAAATAGACGACCTGCTCTACGAAGGTCAGGACATCATGGTGCAGATCTCCAAAGACCCCATGGGCACCAAGGGCGCCAGGATCACAAGCTATATAGCCATGCCGGGGCGGTACCTGGTGTACATGCCAGGCGCGGGGCAGATAGGCGTATCCCGCAGGATAGAAGGGGAAGGGGAGAAGAAGAGGCTCCGCGACATATTGCGCCGGTTGAAGAAAGACGGGGCCGGTTACATAATCCGCACCGCCGCCGAGGGGAAGGACGAGATAGACCTTCTGCGGGACACGGAGTTTCTGGACAAGCTTTGGGCCGATGTGGCCATAAAATACGAGACAGCCCAGGCCCCCAGCCTGATATACCAGGACCTCAACATAATCCAGCGCTCCATCCGCGACCTTTTCAACCGCGACGTGAGCAGGATGATAATAGACGACCCGGAGGAGTTTGACAGGGCCGTTTCCTTCTGCTCCTCCTATGTGCCAGACATAGTGGAGAAAATAGAGCTTTACCAGGGGGCCGAGCCCATATTCGACGCCTACGGGCTGGAGATAGAGATCGAGCGGGCGCTGGGCAGAAGGGTTTGGCTGAAGTCCGGCGGGTACATAGTGATAGACCAGACCGAGGCGCTCACCGCCATAGACGTGAACACCGGCAAGTACGTAGGGAAGAGCGACCAGGAGGAGACAATCCTTAAGACCAACCTGGAGGCGGTGAAGGAAATCGTGTACCAGCTCCGGCTGAGGAACATCGGCGGGCTGATAATAATCGACTTTATAGACATGGAAAAAGAGGAAAGCAAGGAGAAGGTGTTCGGCGCGCTGGCCCAGGCGCTGAAGACGGACAGGAGCCGGACCAACATCCTGAAGATTTCCGACATGGGCCTGGTGGAGATGACCCGCAAGAGGGTGAGAGACTCGCTTACCCGCGCCCTCACCACCACTTGCCCGTACTGCGAGGGGCGGGGAGTGGTAAAATCCAACCTTACGGTACTGTATGAAGTTTACAGGGAAATACGCCGGGTGGCGGCCCGGGACGGGGGGGCCAAAAGGGGGATAATATGTTCGGTCAACCCCGGAGTCGCGGACATAATGTTCGAGGAGGAAAGCGCCTATCTGGACCATCTGGAGGAGGCGTTGAACGTGGAGGTGATTATCACCCCCGACGAGAAACTGCATCAGGAGAAGTTTGAGGTGAGGCCCGCGTAG
- the pyrF gene encoding orotidine-5'-phosphate decarboxylase has translation MKDPAERLMVALDLPTADEALRMVDSLGNIVRWFKVGSQLFTACGPDIVIKIKGMGFKVFLDLKFHDIPTTVSLAGVSAAKLGVDMFNVHSMGGTRMMSKTVSGVSDFCADKGLKRPIIIAVTALTSMTGPDLNEIGIGGQAADAVKNLAGLAKNSGLDGVVASPEEVAMIKDACGEGFVVVTPGVRPVWAERDDQARAQTPFGAIRNGSDYLVVGRPILKAQHPADAAQRTLDEIAAAL, from the coding sequence ATGAAGGACCCGGCGGAACGGCTCATGGTGGCTTTAGACCTTCCCACAGCCGACGAGGCTTTGCGGATGGTGGATTCCCTGGGAAATATCGTGCGCTGGTTCAAGGTGGGCAGTCAGCTTTTCACCGCCTGCGGCCCTGACATTGTCATAAAGATAAAGGGAATGGGGTTCAAGGTTTTCCTGGACCTGAAATTCCACGACATACCCACCACCGTTTCGCTGGCGGGCGTTTCGGCGGCGAAGCTGGGGGTGGACATGTTCAATGTCCACTCCATGGGCGGAACCAGAATGATGTCGAAAACGGTTAGCGGTGTGTCGGATTTTTGCGCGGACAAAGGATTAAAACGGCCCATTATAATCGCCGTCACCGCCCTCACCAGCATGACCGGGCCCGACTTGAACGAGATTGGCATCGGCGGCCAGGCGGCGGATGCCGTGAAAAACCTGGCGGGTCTGGCGAAAAATTCCGGACTGGACGGGGTGGTGGCATCGCCGGAAGAGGTGGCTATGATAAAGGACGCCTGCGGCGAGGGTTTTGTTGTGGTCACCCCCGGAGTGCGCCCTGTATGGGCCGAACGGGACGACCAGGCCAGGGCGCAAACCCCTTTCGGGGCCATCCGCAACGGTTCCGACTACCTGGTGGTAGGCCGCCCAATCCTAAAAGCCCAACACCCGGCGGACGCCGCCCAAAGGACGCTGGACGAGATAGCCGCCGCCCTCTAA